From Sporolactobacillus pectinivorans:
AAAAAATTGGAATAGACAGCGGAATGAGTCATACATTACCACCCTTTTGGTTTAAATCTTCTTTATGAGCTTTTTAATTCAAGTAAACGCCTATAAATTTGTTCCATTCAAATCTCAATCTCAAATATGCCACAGTATGGAATTTTATCTTGTGTTACAAATTGACTTATCAGTATTTTGTGCGTAACTACTACGATTCTCATACAAGCAACATATTTTATTAACACCTCTTCGGCTCTGTTTCTAACATTGGAGAAACTTTCCCATTGATACTTACAATTGGTATTGTGTGAACCATTAAAATGCTTAACCTCTTTTATAAGCTCTATAAAATGTTCAAAGCCTGAATTCTGATAAGTCAAATCGGGCAACCATTCGTGCAAATCAGTCTCAACTTTAATATTAAGGCCGGTACTTTTAGATATAATTGCGGCAGTTTGTAAAGTCCGAGTGTAAGGTGAAGATAAAATTAAATCAGCTGATTTCAATCTGTCGTCTTTTGCAACCTGTTCCGCCTGTTTAATGCCCTTAGGTGAAAGCTCTGCTAAATCTCTTCCATGACCAACAAAATTTTTACGGGTAACATGTTCATAGCTTGGCTCACCATGTCTAATA
This genomic window contains:
- a CDS encoding histidine phosphatase family protein, encoding MMGMVGRNQRVCYKKSSFYQSLTPRINQSRLHHSLDQKSGDKMHVVFIRHGEPSYEHVTRKNFVGHGRDLAELSPKGIKQAEQVAKDDRLKSADLILSSPYTRTLQTAAIISKSTGLNIKVETDLHEWLPDLTYQNSGFEHFIELIKEVKHFNGSHNTNCKYQWESFSNVRNRAEEVLIKYVACMRIVVVTHKILISQFVTQDKIPYCGIFEIEI